ttatttatttaattttctttatttattacaggaCAAGTAACGGTCAGCCATCTTGTTCATTGGAAGAAGCTGTATCCAAATCCACATTGAATCCATTGGCCGCTGAATTTGTACCCACGAGAGTGTTGTCTCCACCAACAAGtacgttaataatattataaatgctaatgtttagatgtatgtttgtttgaagatatctccggaacgtctcaatagatcttgatgaaatttgtcacagatataaaacataatctggaggaacatatagactactagctgtcgcccgcgattccgtccgcgcgcagttaaaaaatgggagggggggggggggttatgaaaaatagatgtttgccgattctcagacctactgaatatgctcacaaaatttcatcaaaatcggtcaagctgtTTAAGAGGACTacggcaacgaaaactgtgacacgagaattttatatattagattaatttagtttcttttttattaatactgtgcagacggagtcgtgTGCGACGActagttaaatatatgtaatcttTATAACAGTGTTCATAACATATTTgtctttgtttaaatataaacggttattataatattactaaaattatcgTAGATTTTTGAGACGGTCTAATAAGCAAACGGCCACATGATTTCGCCAAAAtgacgaagcgaccgctgcccatagacattcacaattgcagatgtgttacctaccctcaatcgacgaaggaggagacgcacataaagagaatatttaaccttcctatgcatatccacctccccttcccatcctttcctaataagaaaaggggtgggaagggtAAGAGGAGTAAAATTAGAAATCATATCAAAcatgttgtaataaattcaacaGCTGAAGAAAAAACTGAGAATAGAACAGAAGAGAAGCCGACAGAAGAAACACCGAGTCCAAAAGAAGAAGTCGCACCACAAACAGAACCTGTCGAGAGTAAAGAAGAAATTGTAGAAGAGAAGAAAACTGAAGGTAAATTGGTAACAGCTTTGTGTCTCTTTAAGGCAAATAACctattcaaaaaaaacaataaatgccTCGTtaaggcaaaaaaaaatattcaaaaacaaGCCAAATATGTATCATCAAATCTAGATGCCTTGATAAGGCAAGCAGATTCAGATGCCTTATCGAGGCAATAAAAACGCCGATTTCTCGTCAAAACAAATAGATGCCTCTGAGGCAAAATAGAATATTGTGCCTTGTTAAGGCAAATAATACAATACCATGTCAAAACAGAATCAATTGCCTATTTAAGGCTTTGAAGTAACTTCATAAATGTCTCGCTGAGGCATACAGAATCTAGTGATTGTTGTAAAATCACCAAATTGTGCCTCATCAaggcaaatatttttaattttgtttttttttatttcaaagtaacaTCACCAGAGACAAGCGAAACACCAGAAGTGAGCGCAGCAGATGTACAACCAATAGATAAAAAGAAGGAAGTAAAGAAGATTGAACAGAAGAAAGTTGTGAAACAGGATGTTAAAGTGAAAGTGAAACCTGTAGCTGTCAAATCTGAGACCAAAGTGCAGAAGAAGAAagaagttaaaaatgttaaaagtgaGACAAGAGTTGAAGAGAAGATTGAAGATGTTGTTACGGAGATTGCTAAGGTGAGGATAGAAATtcataaactattttggacaattgacccccttttccaaaataaactgttacctcagacctaCAAagccaaattatctacttttaagatctattattattatttttaattcggacttaggtcaatagaagacagagtgagattTAGCAATACTTTAAGTTAGATatcgaccactttgggaatccctgttCTAAAGCGTTGCCTAAATTGTTGTCTAAAGCGGTGTCTAAAACATTATCTACAACGTTGTATAACACGTTGTCAAAAGCGTTGTCTAAAGCGTTATCTAAAGCGTTGTCTAAAGCATTGTCTAAAGCGTTGCTTAAATAGTTGTCTAAATCGTCGTCTCAAGTGTTGTCTTAAAGCATTGTTTAAAGCAGTGCCTAAAGCGTTGTCTCAAGCATTGTCTAAAGTATTATCTAAAGCGTTGTTTAAAGCGTTATCTAAAGCATTGTCTAaagcctttttttttaaagtaattttaacaaatctaTAGAATTTTGGTCCATACTCTTTTTTTTgtactgtttttaattatttaattgaagtttCTTGtgaggtttttttttgtaagaaaatacttcggcttatttcttttttattagaacttttttttggctttagtatattttttaattgatttttaaaaggcTGGATAAAAGCGAGAGTTTAAGGGATTGAGATGTCTTTCTCTCTTATAGAGGTATCTTGCAACTAGAGGTTCTCGCTTAtccattattttttgtaagaaaaaaatactttggtttcatttttttattttatttttattagtacttaattttttttttctcttccaGCAATCACCACCACCGGTAACAGAAGAAGTACCATCTGGTATAAAACCGATAAATTACGCAGCCGCAGCGAAAGCTAATAAACCTAAAAAATCAACAACACCACCGATAACAGAGAAAATAGTCAAAGAAAAACCTAAACCGATtgaaaaaatggaaaaaaaagaaaaaacaccCGTAAAAGATGTCAAAGCGAAGACGGAAAAAACTACCgtacaaagaaaaaattcaaccaAGTGATGGCGAAAAAAAACTACCAGTTTTTTGCCGTTTTTTCGGTCAGTAtgtgtgagtttttttttcgattttttgttttttttttctttataattttaattagcgTGTAAAGTTGTGATATCCACCATAAAgtagcatattttttttcgtgcgtttgggaaaaaaaattacaaaaaaaaataaagtgtaaaaaattatgtgaatatatattaagaaatataattagtgtttaaataaaattatatctaccGTTTATTGGACAGTACGctagtttataaaatgacgGACTTATGTCTGTTGATAGTTTTTAAGTGATTCAAtgcaaaaataatgaaaaaaaaaaaatttttttttaataaatttgacattttaaaaattaaaccttgaAAAATCCTTAATTAAGACTTTTTTGGGTACGATCCATGTTTTTTATGGATTTTTGTACTATTTAATagactttattataaatttatgtctAAAGTTAACAATTTTGTGGGTAGACAgagattttttattcaatttgaaCTTTTAAAGCTCATTTTTCCATATATTCTTTTCCTATCATACAAATCCATACAAAAATTGTggtgtattaatattttttacgataCTGACTTCAATACATGGACAGGCAATAAACAATGgctattttgtgcctatttgagttccgccattttggcgctgattGTAAAGATTTGTTTCGGTGTCGGAAACTAGAACTAATAATAACTTCAACTAATGAAGTCAAAACGAAGCAAATTGCTTGACTCCTACGTAAACTAACgtagtttttaaatgcaaattttgcGACGTTAAAATTAACTCATACAATGAACTATCAAAATCTTcagttattctttttaaagtaACCTTCAAATGTACAAAGAAatttgttatcaaattaattttaaaacaacttattAAGGGAAGTAAATTGCAAAATTTTGACTTACCTTAGTttacgtaggagccatcgtATTGTCATTTTGTAGCCAAAATCCATACTTAAGATGTCAAAGATTAAatttgtgtgtgttttttatatatatatataaatttgtcCGTTCTAagactttcttatatattatatttgtatataatctaataaaattttaaagttgacaaatttcaaataataaaaaatctttcaattactaaattttatatattaaaatagttttttttaacatttattaaaatcgtataatgattaatatatataattataataaaacagttataattttaaagaaaaaaacaatatctatTCAGCCTcataacgcccactgctgggcatactCCTCCCACAAAGATAGCCActtgatcggtcctgtgcaaccctcATCCAAGATACTCTCGTAACCTTAACCAGATCATCgatccatttaaaaaaaaacaatattcagtCTAAATAAccaatacttaatttaaatatagtataaaaactaaaatatgtcattaaaaggtgtccttTTAGACAAGGTTCCGAacactggcagcgttcccactttgaatggctagactaaGTCTTTGTCTGAGTTACTGCCAGCTCTTTGGTCTCCTGTGATGTTGACATATTTGTTTATGACTTGAGACATTCAGTTGGTaacatatattaaagtaatataaagattttttaatatatatacaattattacctaatatactgttcgtaagaaacaggattcttaccacgattaggctgtttgaactcccgatatttcggcagtcactcaaacagcctaatcgtggtaagaataccgtttcttacgaacagtatattagtaaaaaccacgaaagtttgaagttatatattacctaatagtttaaaaacctttgatatttttttttaatcaagcaATAATTCCCGTCTTTTATATGAgtaatatcaattaatatagatggttaacatttaattacaacACTGAGAGAATTTATCCCAATAAAAAAGTCTGCGCAGgctttttttttgctatagttTACCtatctgtaataaaaaaataattttaaaagttttatctaACTTCTAGCATTTAAAGTAACATCGGCAATATTTAGTCGTAAAGATAGCCTTTATTTAAGAGATTTctttaattcctttttttttttcacaactttaattaaattgtgtttGGCAGATTTTTTTGCacatc
This genomic stretch from Papilio machaon chromosome 29, ilPapMach1.1, whole genome shotgun sequence harbors:
- the LOC106713467 gene encoding neurofilament medium polypeptide isoform X2, with product MKIPETSANIGAYYGNEENVQWQPNGVIIDNGVGGGIVGSGDAGVHRPPVYPVHIQRGHIPGYVMAEAYYPPAYPAPPSHAAPPDDFADYMWMENEEEFDKQVMQQLEEEALMEQCIEAMLEDEQRERHRPVTNGHNQYPTTSNGQPSCSLEEAVSKSTLNPLAAEFVPTRVLSPPTTEEKTENRTEEKPTEETPSPKEEVAPQTEPVESKEEIVEEKKTEETSETPEVSAADVQPIDKKKEVKKIEQKKVVKQDVKVKVKPVAVKSETKVQKKKEVKNVKSETRVEEKIEDVVTEIAKQSPPPVTEEVPSGIKPINYAAAAKANKPKKSTTPPITEKIVKEKPKPIEKMEKKEKTPVKDVKAKTEKTTVQRKNSTK
- the LOC106713467 gene encoding neurofilament medium polypeptide isoform X1; this translates as MKIPETSANIGAYYGNEENVQWQPNGVIIDNGVGGGIVGSGDAGVHRPPVYPVHIQRGHIPGYVMAEAYYPPAYPAPPSHAAPPDDFADYMWMENEEEFDKQVMQQLEEEALMEQCIEAMLEDEQRERHRPVTNGHNQYPTTSNGQPSCSLEEAVSKSTLNPLAAEFVPTRVLSPPTTEEKTENRTEEKPTEETPSPKEEVAPQTEPVESKEEIVEEKKTEVTSPETSETPEVSAADVQPIDKKKEVKKIEQKKVVKQDVKVKVKPVAVKSETKVQKKKEVKNVKSETRVEEKIEDVVTEIAKQSPPPVTEEVPSGIKPINYAAAAKANKPKKSTTPPITEKIVKEKPKPIEKMEKKEKTPVKDVKAKTEKTTVQRKNSTK